The genomic segment attttaaataacaaatactGATACAAAAGGGCTGCCTGCAGCACCAGCAACCTTAATGACGGAGCATCAAAAGTCGACTAGGCACACCCCAGCATATGTAAGACTTTGTCAGCAATTCGCATTTTTTCAGACTCGTCGCTGGTTTGAGGAGTTGGAGCTTCACCTGGAGAATCTGGatctggaacaaaaaaaataaataaatgaattccaTTTTTACTTTGTGATTTGTGAATTTCCCACCTGCAATACTGGTGGATGTGACGCTGCGTCTCCTCCTCTTATTACCCTGGAGACAAATATTAATTTAGACTTTTGGTCTACGACTAGCGAATTTGAAAAGTTGAAGGTGGGGCTCACATAGTTGTCACTGCTGGACCACTCTGGATACATCTGGGAATGGAGTTTTTTCTCAGCATCAGCAATTTTATAATATTTAGCCTGCCCCTCGTCAGTCAGCAACTTCCACTgcggacataaaaaaaaaattgtactgaATAATTATGCTCATAAATATGTTTGGAAAGGTAGCAAGCAAGCTCACCATGTGGCCCAGGACAGTATTGACAGAAGCGCTGTCTTTTTAAAAATTGTACTGAATAATTATGCTCATAAATATGTTTGGAAAGGTAGCAAGCAAGCTCACCATGTGGCCCAGGACAGTATTGACAGAAGCGCTGTCTTTTAAATTCATCTGTGCTTTTACATGTTGTCTCTGCTCTTTCAGGAAACACATGAAGGCGTTGggtggcttcttcacgtatggctGGTCCGCATCCCGTACGCGCCGGCGCCTTCGTTTTCTTCTAATGACCAGAAGAGAATTAATACTTTGTTTGACATGAATGGGTGATTAGGCGCTAAGGTAACAACCAATCCCGGCTCAGgaaagcaactgtgatgtcattttaagtcgacaaacaaaatggccgcaccGAGATGATGAGTCTTACTTTGTGCACGTTATTGGGGGTGCGGTGAAGACAGGAGGGCCAGCAATGTGATAGACCACCCCACCATTCCTAAGGAGA from the Syngnathus scovelli strain Florida chromosome 13, RoL_Ssco_1.2, whole genome shotgun sequence genome contains:
- the LOC125979666 gene encoding protein pop-1-like isoform X2, with amino-acid sequence MEQLRAEFEKVVSELKWEEVVSTLLEVVSGMVCTTASCPPPVPSWLRFDTHCQLVTGHSRGYGGCVPPSSAFVQPGQMMAGPQSNPYGMHAFDLKSQAGGPQNLSVPGRSLPESSNWCPPGMLNGGDMFQMTGPSVYAGPVSSNSKNGGVVYHIAGPPVFTAPPITCTKKRRRRRVRDADQPYVKKPPNAFMCFLKEQRQHVKAQMNLKDSASVNTVLGHMWKLLTDEGQAKYYKIADAEKKLHSQMYPEWSSSDNYGNKRRRRSVTSTSIADPDSPGEAPTPQTSDESEKMRIADKVLHMLGCA
- the LOC125979666 gene encoding protein pop-1-like isoform X1, yielding MEQLRAEFEKVVSELKWEEVVSTLLEVVSGMVCTTASCPPPVPSWLRFDTHCQLVTGHSRGYGGCVPPSSAFVQPGQMMAGPQSNPYGMHAFDLKSQAGGPQNLSVPGRSLPESSNWCPPGMLNGGDMFQMTGPSVYAGPVSSNSKNGGVVYHIAGPPVFTAPPITCTKRKRRRRRVRDADQPYVKKPPNAFMCFLKEQRQHVKAQMNLKDSASVNTVLGHMWKLLTDEGQAKYYKIADAEKKLHSQMYPEWSSSDNYGNKRRRRSVTSTSIADPDSPGEAPTPQTSDESEKMRIADKVLHMLGCA